Within the Opitutaceae bacterium TAV5 genome, the region GCCATCGCCGCTGCCGCCTATGGCACGCTGACCATTCCCGCCGTGGACAAGATTTTCGGCCCCGGCAACGCCTACGTGTGCGAGGCCAAGCGTCAGGTTTTCGGGACGGTCGGCGTCGATTCGCTGCCCGGCCCGAGCGAGGTCATGGTGATTTGCGACGAAAGCGCCAATCCCGCCTTCGCCGCCGCCGACCTGCTCGCCCAGGCCGAACACGGCTCCGGGCGCGAAAAAATCTTCTTCGCCGCGACTTCCGCCAAAATCGTCGAAGCCGTCCACGCCGAGATACGCGCGCAGCTCAAGTACCTCTCCCGCGCGGAGAAAATCGAAAAAGTCCTCGCCGCCGGTTTCCTCACGATCGAGGCGGGCACCCTCGCCCAGCTTGCCGAGATCGCCAACTACATCGCCCCCGAGCACCTCAACCTCCAGGTGAAGGACTCCGCGCAAAAAACCCTGCTCAGGACGATCACCACGGCCGGCGCCATCCTGCTCGGCAACCTCACCGCCACCGCGCTCGGCGACTTCGTGGCCGGCCCGAGTCACGTGCTCCCGACCGGCCGCGCCGGACGTTTTTTCAGCGGCCTGCGCGTGGCCGACTTCATGCGTCGCACCAGCATCGTCAACTACACGAAAGCCGGAGTGAAAAAAGCCGAGCCGATCGTCTCGGCCTTCGCCGCGATGGAGCGACTCGATGCGCACGGACGCTCCGTGAAGTTGCGAGCGCTGTAGCGCCCGCAGCATCATCTCAAAAACTGAAACGCTGAAATGCTGAAAAGCTGAAAGAGTCGGCTTCCATTTCAGATTTCAGCTTTTCAGCATTTCAGCGTTTTCCACATGCAACCGCTTCCGCACATCGCCCGGCTCCACGCCTACACGCCCGGTCTCCAGCCGACCGGACCCGGCTGGGTGAAACTCAACACCAACGAGTGCCCGTATCCGCCGAGCCCGCGCGCCGCCGCCGCGGTCCAGGCCGAACTGGCCGGCGAAGGCGAACGCCTCCGGCTCTATCCGAACCCGGCCAGCGCGCCGCTCCGCCAGCTCGTCGCCCGTCTCCACGGCCACGGCCTCACGGAAAAAAACGTCCTGATCGGCAACGGTTCCGACGACATCCTCAACCTCCTTGTTCGCGCCTGGGGAGGCCCGGCAAACGAGGCGGCCGCCACCGGCTTCACCGTGCCGAGTTACTCGCTCTATCCGGTGCTCGTCGCCATCCAGGACGGCGCGTGCGAGGCGATCGAATTCGACCGCTCGATGACGCTGCCCGTCGGGAAAATCGCCGCCTCGTCCGCGCGGATGTTCATCCTCACCTCGCCCAACGCGCCGACCGGCGTGGCGTTTTCCAATGCGGAGCTCGAAACGGTGCTCGCGCGTTTCCCCGGCCTGCTCGTCGTCGATGAAGCCTACGCGCCCTTCGCCCGCGAAAACGCCGTGACGCTTCTCGCCCGCCACCCGCGGCTCGTCATCACCCGCACGCTCTCCAAGGCCCACGCGCTCGCCGGCATCCGCGTCGGCTACGCGCTGGCGCATCCCGACGTGATCGACATCCTCGACCGCGTGCGCGACAGCTACAACGTCAACCGTCTCTCCCAGGCCGCCGCCTTCGCCGCGCTGGAGGACACCGGCTATTACGACGCCATCATCGGCAAGATCATCGAAACCCGCGATTACTGGGCGAGCGACTGGCGCCGCAAACGCGGCTGGTTCACCTACGAGACGCAGGCCAACTTTATCTTCACCGAACCGAAAAACGCCCGTGGCGAGACCGGCCCCGCCGTGGCGAAATCGTTGTACGACCACTTCGTTGCGCAAAAGATTCTCGTCCGGTACTTCCCCGGTCACGCCTTGACCGCCGCTTTCCTGCGCATCAGCGTCGGCACCGACGACGAGATGCTCGTCGTCAACGAAGCAATCGACGCATGGCTGACCAAAACGAACAAAACGGACAAAACGGACGCAAGGTAACCCTCGTCCGCAAGACGGCCGAGACCGACATCCGCCTCACGCTCGCCCTCGACGGCGCGGGCGCCTCGCGCATCGACACCGGCGTGCCGTTCTTCGACCACATGCTCACGCTTTTCACGAAGCACGGCCTCTTCGACCTCGACGTGACCTGCAAGGGCGACGTGGACGTCGATTATCACCACACCGTCGAGGACGTCGGCCTCGTGCTCGGCGACGCCATCAAACAGGCGCTCGGCGAAAAGCTCGGCATCCGGCGCTACGGATTTTTCATCCTGCCGATGGACGAGACGCTGGCGCGCGTGGCCGTGGACATCGGGGGGCGTCCGCACCTCGTTTATCACGTGGAGGCGCCGACGATGTTCGTGCGCGATTTCAATATCATCCTCGTGAAGGAATTTTGCCGCGCCTTCAGCAACGCGCTCGGCTGCAACCTGCATGTGGAAATCGAATACGGCGAGGAGCCGCACCACATCGCCGAGGCGATTTTCAAGTGCCTGGCCCGCGCGCTCGACGTGGCCACGCAGATCGACCCGCGCACCGCCGGCCAGCTCCCCTCGACCAAGGGGAAAATCTGAGACCGGACTTCCTGATATTTCTGATTTTACACAAAGATCGCAAAGACCGCGAAGTTCCTGAAAAGCAATTCTTTGCGCCCTTTGCGATCTTTGTGTAAAAATCCGGAAGTTTCGGGAGGTCGTATCACACCTGCGCCAGCGCCTGTTCGAGGTCGCGTTGCAGGTCTTCGAAGTCCTCGATGCCGACCGAAAGCCGGATAAAATCGGGCGGTGTGCCGGTGGCGAGCCGCTCTTCGTCGGTAAGCTGCGAATGCGTGGTGCTCGCCGGGTGGATCGCCAGCGACTTGGCGTCGCCGATGTTGGCCAGGTGCGAGAAGAGCTTCAGCGACTCGATCAGCTTGCGGCCCGCCTCGAAACCGCCCTTGACCCCGAAACCGACGAGCCCGCCGAAACCGCCGCGCAGGTATTTTCTGGCGGCGGCGTGGTTCGGGCTCGACTTGAGGCCGGGATAGTTGGTCCAGGCGATCTTCGGGTGGGATTCGAGAAATTCGGCCACGCGCAGCGCATTGGCGCAGGTGCGCTCCATGCGCAGGTGGAGGGTTTCGAGGCCCTGCACCATCAGCCACGAATTGAACGGCGAGATGCACGCGCCCATGTCGCGCAGCAGTTGCAGGCGGATTTTCATGGCGCAGGCGATGTTGACGCCGCCCTTGCCGTCCGCGTCCGCGCCGGCGGCGCGAAACGCCTCCTGGTAGACGAGGCCGTGATAGCTGGCGTCAGGCTGGGTGAAGCCGGGGAACTTGCCGTTGCCCCAGTCGAAATTGCCGCCGTCCACGACGATGCCGCCGATGGACGTGCCGTGGCCGCCGATGTATTTGGTGGTCGAGTGGACGACGATGTTGGCGCCCCATTCGAACGGGCGGTTCAGCCAGGGGGTGAGGCAGGTGTTGTCGATGATCAGCGGCACGCCGGCCTCGCGGGCGATGCGGCCGACTTCCTCGAACGGGAAAATGTTGAGCGCCGGGTTGCCGAGACCTTCGCCATAAAACGCCTTGGTGTTGGGCCGGAGGGCGCGGTGGAAGGCGTCCGGATCGCCGGCATCGACGAACGACACCTCGATGCCGAGGCGCGGGAAGGTGTGGCGGAAGAGATTCCAGGTGCCGCCGTAGAGCTGGGCGACGGAGACGATGTGGTCGCCGGCGCCGGCGACGTTGAGGAGGGCGTTGGTGATGGCGGCCTGGCCGGAGGCGTGGGCGAGGGCCGCCGTGCCGCCTTCGAGGGCGGCCACGCGCTGCTCGAAGACATCCGTCGTCGGATTCATGATACGCGTGTAGATGTTGCCCGCCTCTTTCAGGCCGAAGAGGTTGGCGGCGTGTTCGGTGTCGCGAAACACGTAGCTGCTGGTCTGGTAGAGCGGCGCGGCGCGCGAGCCGGTCGCGGGGTCCGGCGTCTGGCCGGCATGGAGTGCCTTGGTGGCGAAGCCCTGGGTAGTCATGGAGCGCCTGTCCGTAAGGGGCGGCGGCGCAATGGCAAGGCAAAGGAGCGGAGGGGGCGGGGGGGCCGGGGGCGGCTTTCTGCGATCAGGCGATGCCGTGGTTGCCGTTTTTCTTGCGCTTCCTGTCGCCCGTGGCTTCGGAGGCCGCGAACGGCGGCGTGGTGCGCGTGTCGTCCGCCTCGGGATGCGCGGGGTGCAGGGTTTGCCGGAGCAGGGCGCGGAGCCGGCCGGTCGAGAGGCGCACCCGGAAGGTCCGGCGCAGGCTGCCGGTATTGGCCGGGTGACAGGCAAACTCGGCGGCTTCAACCGTGAAGTCGCGGACCCGGCGCAACCGGCCGGTGGCGCGCACGATGTCGTGATCCGCGGCAAAATAGTCGGGCGCCAGAAAGGTGATCAGGCGGTGCAGGCACCGGGCATGCGGATAGAGCGCCCGGCGAAAGATAACGGGCTCGAATTTCTCCGCGGAGATGCCGCGCTGCTCGCAATAAAGCTCAGCAAAGGTCCGTGACGGAAGGCCGGGTGTAGTCATTGCAATGGCGGAAATTTCTGTGGTGAGGGCGTGAAATCGGGTTACCCCGTATCGGGCCGGGCTGCCAGTTATTAAAATGTGCGAACGTTCCGGGGGGTAGCTCCAAAGCAGCAAACCTCCGGCCTTTACATGTGCAAGTCTTTTTAATCTGCTGGACGACTTCTGTCGTGACTCTCGACTATACCATCATCGCTCTGTCTGTTGTCTTGTTGTGGATCCCTCGTCCGTGGATGAGGTTCGGGCGCCTGGGCCTGGCGTCGAGGCGGCGCTCGGCCGGGAGGCGTGCGAGGGAAAACGTGGCGGGCGAGAGCATGTCGTTCGGCGTGGATTACCGGCTGAACATGGGCCGGGAATTCGGAAACCTGCGCAACTGGCTGGATCTGGCCCGGGCGCTGACGGGCGGTTTCGGCCTGCTGGCGGTGGGGATGCAGGGGCTGATGGACACGCCGCTGGAGGTGGCGCGTCCGTATATCGCCGGCCAGATCGGAATCGTGGTCGTGGCGGTGCTCATCCAGATGCTGCGGTTCGAGAAACGGTTCACGTTTTTCGCGCCGGTGTTTTTTATCCAGGGGTTGATGTTCGGCCTGGTGGACTGGCGGGTGGGCCTGCTGGTCATGATCGGGACGTGGGCGATCAATCCGTTGCTGCCGTCGCCGGCTCCGTTCCTGACGGTGCTCGGCTGCATCGCGGCGATTTTCGGCACGCTGGTGGGCGTACCCGTGGCGTACGTGCTGACGGCGGCCGGCATATCGATCGGCCCGGTGCTGGTGAGCATCCTGCTGAAGCGGCGGCTGGCCGGGAGCCTGACTCGCAAGGAGGCGTCGTCCTCGCGGCGGCGGCGTTCGTCGCGGGCCACGGATACGGCGGGGAGGCGTGACGGATCGGGGAAGCTCGAAGATGCCTGATCCCGCATCGCCCTCCGAACCGCGCTGGCGCATCTGGCTGGCGGCGACGCGGCCGCGCACCTTGCCGGCGGCGGTGGCTCCGGTGCTCGTGGGCACGGCGCTGGCTTGCCGCGCGGGGGCGCAGCGGCCATGGGCCGCGGCGGCGTGCCTGGGGTTCGCGCTGCTGATCCAGATCGGCACGAATTTTGCCAACGAGTATTTCGATTTCCTGAAAGGCGCCGACACGCCCGAACGGGTGGGACCGCGGCGCGCCGTGGCCGCGGGCCTGGTGACGCCGCGCACGATGCTGGGAGCGACGATCGGGGTGTTCGCGGCGGCGTTTGTCGTCGGGCTGACGCTGCTCGGCTACGGCGGCTGGCCGCTGCTGGTGATCGGGGTGGCGAGCATCGTCTGCGGTTTCGCCTACACGGGCGGGCCGTATCCGCTCGGGTACAACGGGCTCGGGGATATTTTTGTATTCGTCTTTTTCGGACTGGTGGCGGTGGGGGCGACGTTTTTTGTGCAGGCCGGGCGCCTGAACGCCGACGTGCTGGCCGCCGGCGCGGGAGTCGGGGCCTTGGCGGTGAACATCCTCGTGGCGAACAATTATCGCGACGTGGAGACGGACCGGAAGGCAGGCAAGCGCACGCTGGTGGTGCGGCTCGGGCGGCGGTTCGCGCGGGTGCAGTTCGGTTTTGCGCACATGCTGGCGGTCGCGGTGGTGCTGGCGCTGACATGGCGCGGGCTGCTCGCGCCGGGGCCGGCGTTGACCGTGGCGGCGCTGGCGCTGGTCGCCGGGGTGTGGCAGTCGCGGCTGTTGCGAGGGGCGACGACGCCGGCCGCGTGCATCCGGTTGCTCGGAATCACCGGGCGTTACCTGGCGCTTTACGGGATCGGCGTGGCAGTGGCGGCGTTGTGGTCGTAGCCTGAATTATACCAAAGCCCCAAAGCCTTCAGATTTTCACACAAAGCTCGCAAAGAGCGCAAAGGATTGCCAGTTAACTTCTTCGCGTCCTTTGCGGCCTTTGTGTAAAATCAAAAACATTCGGGACGCTGGTATTATTTCATACGATTTGGATCAGGGAAACGGAATCGATTGCGCGGCGTAGGGGCTTCGCTTGCGAAGCCCCTACGCCGTTTTCAGCTTGTGCAGCCAGCTGTCGATCTTGTTGGCGGTGATGACGCCGTAGTTGATCGTGCCGAGCCAGCCCGACATGATGATGCCCACGCTGCCGGCATGGTAGAGACCGGGGAGCTTTTCGCTGAGATTCATCGAAACGGGCAGGCCCTCGAACTTGGTGCCGAAGGAGGCGCCGTTGAGGTGGGTGGTGTAGCGTTCGATGGTGCGCGGCGTGGCGGCCTCGGTCCAGTCGATCTTGCCGCGCACGTCGGGGATGAATTTTTCCAGCGAGGCGATGGCTTCCTCGATGAGGCGCTTCTTGTGCGTTTCGTAGTCGTCGTCGGAGAGCGCCTGCCAGTCGGGGTAACGGCCGTTGAGCGAGGCGACCACCGTGTAGCGGTCGCTGCCGGGGCGGGTCTCGGGGTAATAGACGGAAAACGTGCGGCTCGTCGTGTGCAGGGAGGTGATCTCCTGCGGACTGTATTCGGGCGCCTGTGACGTGAAGACGAGGTCGCCGATGTGCGGGATCGATTCGCCCTTGCGAATGCCGAGATAGACTTGGCAGGAGCTGGTGTTGGTGCGCACGGCGCGGGCCTGCTCGATGAAATCGGCGGGAAAATTTTCCTCTCCGGCGAGGCGGAAGATGGTGTTCCTGATGTTGGCGTTGGAGAGGATGGCCTTGGCCCGGATGACGCGGCCCGTGCCGGCCGCGACGATGCCGCAGGCGACCTTGCGGCCGTCGCGCTCCTCGACGAGGATGCGTTCGACCATGACTTTCTTGCGCAGCTCGACGCCGTTCCTGCGGAGTTCGTCGCACATTTTTGCGATGAGCAGGTCGGAGCCGCCGCGGAAGGTATAGACGCCCGCGCCCATGAAGTTGCTGAACACGATGCCGAAGGTAATCGCGGGATCGTCCATCGTGGAGCCGTTGGCGTAGGCGATGGGTTCCATGAGCAGGCGGTGGACGTCGCTGCGGCCGGGGAAAAACCGCTCGAACATCTGCCCGGTGGTCTCGGGGTTGTTGTCGTAGTAGTTCATCGCCCGCAGGTGGTCGTAAAACGCCTCGACCTGCGCGCGGTCCACGCGGAACTGCTCGACGAGGACGCGGGTGTAGTCCTCGCGGGTGAAGGTCGTCCACACATCCATCTGCGGGTTGATGAAGCGGATGTCTTTCAGTTGCACGATGGCGTCGGCGATTTCCTTCGTCCAGTAGCGGCGGCAGCTCTTGATCATGCCGCTCGGGAAACCGTGCAGGGAGATGTCGAAAATGTGTCCGCCCTTGCGCGTGAACCAGGTGGCGAGTCCGCCGAACTGGTAATGGTGCTCGATGAGCAGCACGCGATGCCCCGCTTTCGCGAGGACGTTGGCGCCGGTGAGTCCGCCGAGTCCGCTGCCGATGACGATCACGTCGTATTCATCGGCGACACCTTTTAACCAGTCGTAAGCCATGGGTTGGGAAAAACGGTCGAGTGAAAAGCCCGCCGGGGCGAGCGCAAGCCCGCTCGTGAGCGGGCGGGGGAATTCGGCATGACTCAAAGTTGTGGTACCGCAGCCCTGCGGCTGCTGCCGACGCCGCTGACACCACCGGGATTGTTTTTTTTAATGAAGACGAAAAGAAAAGTTCGCCATTATTGAGGGAACTCTATTGGATCGGTCCCGTCTCAGTGCTTTCAGCCATGCCCACCCCTCCGCTTCCTACCCGAGAGGTTCTTGACGAGGACCTGCAAATAATTCGCGCGACACTCCTCGTGTTGCACGACGATTTTTACAAGCTTTCCGCCGATGCGGGGGCTGCCGTCCGGCGGGCGCTGGACTCGATCGAGGAAGCCCGTTCCGCCATGGCGTTCGGCGCCAACGGAAGCCGCGCATCCGGCGACTAGAGGAGGGCAGGAAGGGGGGCCGCAAGTCCCGACGCAGGGAGTTTGCGTTTGTCGGATCGTGTATCGTGGGTTCAGCCGGCCTGCACCCAGGCGGCGAGCGCCGGGGGGAGCGGGTGACGTTCGCGGGTGGCGGAGGCGATGCAGACGTGTTCGGTGCGGACGAGCGCCGCGCGTTTTCCGGCGGAACCGGAGGCACCGGGTCCGGCCGGTTTCACCATCACGTAGTCCACCGCAAAACTGTTTTCCGAAAGCGCCCGCGGCGTGACCTCGACGCGGATTTTTTCACCGCAGACGAGGGGCCGCAGGTAGGTGGCCTCGCTTTTCGAAACCGGGACGACCACGCCATGATCGGCAAAAAAGGTCTGCAACCCGACACCGGCCGCGCCGAGCGCTTCCTCGTAGGCTTCGTGACAGATGGAGAGGTAACGGGCGAAAAAAACCACGCCCGCCGCATCGGTGTCGGGAAAATGAATGGTGCGCTGGTACGAGAATGGCATGGCAGGATTTCCGGTTCCGGTTATCGGTGTGGCCTGTTTTGCCGCCCATGCCACCCATGACCAAGAACGAAATTGCCGACATCCTCGTCCGGATCGCCACCCTGCTCGAACTGACGGGAGAAAACCCCTTCAAGGTCCGCGCCTACCAGGCGGGTGCCCGGGCGCTGGAAGCGATCGAGGAGAGCGAACTCGACGCGCTGGTCGCGGACGAGGCCGCCGGGCTGAAGGCGGTCAAGGGCATCGGCGACGCGCTCGCCGAAAAAATCGCCACCCTGCGCACGACCGGAGCGCTGCCGTTTTACGAAAAGTTGCAGGCCTCCATCGCGCCCGGCCTCGTGGCGATGCTCGAGGTGCCGGGCCTCGGCCCGAAAAAAATCAAGGCGCTGCACGATCAGCTGGGCATCGATTCGCTGGAGAAACTCGCTGCCGCCTGCGCGGAGGGAAAAGTCGCGGCGTTGCCGGGTTTCGGTGAAAAATCGCAGCAGAAAATCGTCGAGGGCATCCGCAACCGCGAAGCCTACGGACGCCGCCACCTGTGGTGGGACGCCGACGCGGTCGCGCAGCCGGTGCTGGCCGGGTTGCGCCGCCTGCCGGCGGTATCGCGTGCGGAGGCGGCCGGCTCGCTGCGGCGCGGGCTGGAGACGGTGGGCGATCTCGACTTTGTCGTCGCATTGCGCGAGGGGGACGACAGCGGACCGGGGCCGGTGGTGGACTGGTTTTGCGGACAACCGGATGTGCGCGAGGTGACGGCGCGCGGCGAGACCAAGGCGAGCGTGCGTTTTGGCAGCGGCCTGCAAGCCGACCTGCGGCTCGTGCCGGAGGCGCAGTTCGCCTTCGCGCTGCATCACTTTACCGGATCGAAAGACCACAACGTGCAGATGCGCCAGCGGGCGCTCGCGCGCGGTCTGAGTTTGTCCGAGTGGGGCCTGACGCCGACCGCAGAAGGCGAGGAGAGCGGCGCTGCGTCGACCGCCGCCGGCGCGCAGGGCGCGAAGGCGGTGCAGACGGAAGCGGAGCTGTTTGCGCGGCTCGGCCTGCACTCCATTCCTCCCGAACTGCGCGAGGGTCTCGGCGAGATCGAGGACGCGGAGAAAGGCGAACTCCCGCGTCTCGTCGAGGCGGGCGACCTGCGCGGGGCATTCCACAACCACACGACGGCCTCCGACGGCGGCAACACGCTGGCCGAGATGGTCGCCGCCGCCGAGGCGCTCGGCTGGGATTATCTCGGCATCGCCGACCATTCGAAGGCGAGTTTCCAGGCGCGCGGACTCGACGAAAAACGGCTGACCGCGCAACTCGCGGAGATCCGCGCGCTCAACGAATCGGGACGCTTCCGCACGCATGTTTTCGCCGGCGTGGAATGCGATATCCTCGCCGACGGGCGCCTCGACTACGATGACGCCGCGCTGGATGAACTCGCCGCGCAGGGACTCGATTACGTGGTGGCGTCCGTCCACAACGCCTTTTCGCAGACCGAAGAGGTGATGACGGCGCGCATCCTTCGCGCCATCGCGCATCCGCGCGTGACGATGCTCGGCCACGCCACCGGCCGCCTGCTCCTGCAACGCGAAGGTTACCGCGTGGATCTCGGCAAGGTCATCGACGCGGCCATCAAGCACCGGGTGATCATCGAACTCAATGCCAGCCCGATGCGGCTCGATCTCGACTGGCGCCACTGGCGGCGCGTCGCCGGCCGCGGGCTGCTCTGCGCGATCAATCCCGACGCCCACGACACCGCCGGGCTCTCTTTCGTGCGCGCCGGCATCAACGCGGCGCGCAAGGGCGCCCTGACGCGCGAGCAGGTGCTCAACACCCGTCCGCTCGACGGCGTGCGCCGCTGGTTCCGCGAACGCCGCTGACCGCTCAGCTTTCCCGGCGGGAGGGGAGGAGGGCGGCGTCCTGCATGCCGTGGATGATTTTTTTGTCGGGCGGGCAAAACGTGGCGAGCGCCCCGCAGAGCGTCACCCGGTCGTCCCTGACGAAGAAATACGGACAGAGGCGGAGGCGTCCGGAGGCCTCGATGACCTGGCCTTCGTGCGAGTAGAGCCGGTGCGCGAGGCGGCGCGGTTTTTTGTAGGCTTGCAGGATGTGCAGGTTGGTCGGCGCGTCTTCGATCGCGATGTCCACGCCGCCCTGCCATTCCTCGCGCGAGCAGTCGCTGCCGAGGACCACGCTGCGCGCGCCCCAGGCGGTTTCGTGGAAGCCGGAAATCTTGATGATGAGGTCGCGCTCCTTTTGCGATGCGGCGGCGAGCTGGCGCCAGTCCGTCATGGCGCGTCCGCCGATGCGGGGCCCTTCGAGCACGGCGCCGGGCGGGAGCGGCGTCGGGTCGATCACCCACGAAGGCGGGATGAGTTTCGCGAGGAGATCGCGGGTTTTCCGGCCGAGGGCTTCGGCCCAGTAATCCTGCAACAGGTGGTGATGGAAAAGCGCGAGGCCGAGTTTTTCTTCCTGGAAAGGACGCAGCGGCGGCGTGATGGCGACCTCGCCCGCCTCGACGGCTTCCATGATCTGCGCGGCGGTGGCGATGTTGGGGAGGTCGAACAGCTCGAAGAAACGGTAGATCACGTCGATTTTCTCCGGGTCGCCCTCGACGTCGAAGCAGAGGGTGCTGCCGAGCGGGAAGATGTCGCCGGGTTCGAGGCAGAACACGCGTTTGCCTTGGTGTTGCAATTGCTGCGCCAGCCATTCCATCTCGGGCCGGTACGTGGCGGCCTCCTCGCTGACCACGATGACGATGAGCGGATTGCGCAGATCGGCGCGGAGGGCGGCGAGGGTATCGTAAAAATGGCGGATCATGGCATCGCCGGCGCCGAGGATGGCGTCGTCGGGCTGCGCGCCGCCTTGCTGGTAGAGGCGGTTGAGAAAGGCGGTGAGGCCGATGCCGCCGGGCACGGAATCGAGTTCCGTCATGACAAAACCGTCGTCGGTGAGCAGCAGGTCGGGCCGAAGGACGGAGGGGAACGCGCCCCGATTTTGCGGGTGGCGGGCATGGGCGACGAGCGAGGCGGGCTTGCCGCGGTCGAGGTAATCGCAGACCCAGGGCGTCAGGAGCGGCTTGTTGCGGAGCAGGTTTTTGCCGGAAGCGCTGCGCAGGTAGAGGGTTTCGAGGGCGCGGTGAAAATCGAGGCAGGCGGAGCCGATGGCTTCGATCTGGGCGAGTTCGGCGGGCGTGAGCGGCCACGCTTGCGGAGAGAGCTGCCAGGTCTTCGCTTCAAAGAGCGGTTGGGCCGCGAGTGCGGAGCGGATGGCGGCATGATCGAGATCAGGCATTTTTGTTGGAATGGACAGCGAGACCTGGCCGGGCGGAAATCGCAAGCTGCCGGTCCACCGGAAGCGGGGAAAATCTCGCCGGAAAAATTGCCCTTGCTTCGCCCGGCGCCGGCTCTTTACCTCTGACCCTTTACTCAATTCCAATCTCACCATGGCCAGAATCTGTGCAATCACCGGAAAACGCCCCGTCAAGGGTTCGCGTATCAATCGCAAGGGTCAGTCCAAGAAGAGCGGGGGCATCGGCACGCACGTGACCAGCATCACGAAGCGCAAGTTTCGGCCGAATCTCCAGCGCATCCGCATCAAGACCGAAAACGGCGGCACCAAGCGCGTGCTCGTTTCCGTCAAGGCCATCAAGGCCGGGCTTGTCGTGAAAGCCTGAACAGGCTTTGCTTTCGCTGTTTTGTTTTCATGGGAACCGCCATCCTCCGGGGTGGCGGTTTTTTTGCGGGTGGCGGGGCGGGCACGAGGCGGGGCTTTTCTTTTTACGGCAAACCCCTTTGCTGCCGTCACCATGAGTCTGTTTGGCATACCGGGTTGCGTACGGAAACTGGCGGCGGTGGCCTCCGTCGCGGTGCTGGCGTTGTCGTCGGTCGCGCCGGCGGCGCGGGCCGTGCCGCCTTCGGCGGTGCCGTCGCAAAAGCCCGGCACGGCGTTCCTGCCGGAAGGACGGCTGATCTGGCACGAAATCCAGACCACCGACGTGGAAAAGGCGCTGAAGTTTTACGTCTCGGTTTTCAACTGGACCCGCGTGGATGCGCCGACCGTCAAGGGAGACCGGCCGTACGCGATGCTGAAAAAGGACGACAATGTGTTTGTCGGCGTCGCCCCGCTGTCGGCTTACGGGCTGACGGGTCCGGCGCGCTGGCTGTCGTGGGTGGCGGTGGCCAATGTGGACGAGAGCCTGGTGGCGGTGATGAAGGCCGGCGGGTTGCTGGAAAAGGCGCCCGTCAACCATCTGGTGGGCCGGGTGGCGTTTGTCGGCGATCCGGCGCAGGCGCGGTTTGCGCTGGTGCGGCCGCATTTCCGGCAGCCGTTTGTTTTTCAGGCTCCGGTCACGTGGCACGGGCTGATGGTCGGCGAAGCGGATGCGGAGAAGGTGGCGCCCTTTTACCGGGACGTGCTCGGATGGGGCGAGGCGGTCGTGGACTATTCGTTGCGCAAGTCGTTGCCGGTGCTGACCACGGAGGGCATGCGGGTGGCGAGCGTCCACGTGTCGCCGGGGGGAACGACGGAGCCGGCATTCCTGCCGTTTGTGCAGGTCG harbors:
- a CDS encoding thioesterase, which translates into the protein MPFSYQRTIHFPDTDAAGVVFFARYLSICHEAYEEALGAAGVGLQTFFADHGVVVPVSKSEATYLRPLVCGEKIRVEVTPRALSENSFAVDYVMVKPAGPGASGSAGKRAALVRTEHVCIASATRERHPLPPALAAWVQAG
- a CDS encoding histidinol phosphatase; its protein translation is MTKNEIADILVRIATLLELTGENPFKVRAYQAGARALEAIEESELDALVADEAAGLKAVKGIGDALAEKIATLRTTGALPFYEKLQASIAPGLVAMLEVPGLGPKKIKALHDQLGIDSLEKLAAACAEGKVAALPGFGEKSQQKIVEGIRNREAYGRRHLWWDADAVAQPVLAGLRRLPAVSRAEAAGSLRRGLETVGDLDFVVALREGDDSGPGPVVDWFCGQPDVREVTARGETKASVRFGSGLQADLRLVPEAQFAFALHHFTGSKDHNVQMRQRALARGLSLSEWGLTPTAEGEESGAASTAAGAQGAKAVQTEAELFARLGLHSIPPELREGLGEIEDAEKGELPRLVEAGDLRGAFHNHTTASDGGNTLAEMVAAAEALGWDYLGIADHSKASFQARGLDEKRLTAQLAEIRALNESGRFRTHVFAGVECDILADGRLDYDDAALDELAAQGLDYVVASVHNAFSQTEEVMTARILRAIAHPRVTMLGHATGRLLLQREGYRVDLGKVIDAAIKHRVIIELNASPMRLDLDWRHWRRVAGRGLLCAINPDAHDTAGLSFVRAGINAARKGALTREQVLNTRPLDGVRRWFRERR
- a CDS encoding 50S ribosomal protein L28, whose protein sequence is MARICAITGKRPVKGSRINRKGQSKKSGGIGTHVTSITKRKFRPNLQRIRIKTENGGTKRVLVSVKAIKAGLVVKA
- a CDS encoding glyoxalase, which encodes MSLFGIPGCVRKLAAVASVAVLALSSVAPAARAVPPSAVPSQKPGTAFLPEGRLIWHEIQTTDVEKALKFYVSVFNWTRVDAPTVKGDRPYAMLKKDDNVFVGVAPLSAYGLTGPARWLSWVAVANVDESLVAVMKAGGLLEKAPVNHLVGRVAFVGDPAQARFALVRPHFRQPFVFQAPVTWHGLMVGEADAEKVAPFYRDVLGWGEAVVDYSLRKSLPVLTTEGMRVASVHVSPGGTTEPAFLPFVQVEDLRATLARFAAGGGTEVVPEEAIEGFGKVVRVADPQGAGLMLFQRAGQNL